One region of Turicibacter bilis genomic DNA includes:
- the trxA gene encoding thioredoxin translates to MNKIFEVEYNAQLPQLTKQGLTLVDFYATWCGPCKMLAPIFEELSETYQNDVQFVKVNVDEVPVLAHEYQVMTVPTLMLFKDGKPIESAKGFHPLNELKGWLDYHLK, encoded by the coding sequence ATGAATAAAATTTTTGAAGTAGAATATAATGCACAGCTCCCACAGTTAACAAAACAAGGCTTAACTTTAGTGGATTTTTATGCCACATGGTGTGGGCCATGTAAAATGTTAGCGCCTATCTTTGAAGAATTATCAGAGACTTATCAAAATGACGTTCAATTTGTTAAAGTGAATGTGGATGAAGTTCCTGTTTTAGCGCATGAATATCAAGTCATGACGGTGCCAACATTAATGTTGTTTAAGGATGGAAAACCGATTGAATCAGCAAAAGGATTTCATCCATTAAACGAACTAAAAGGATGGTTAGATTATCATCTTAAATAA
- a CDS encoding papain-like cysteine protease family protein has translation MKKLIFTSLLMALGVVTACKNNPTTDGSNHAVTIEKTKPDFIEGEDFDEYGGADAYAFAGDNPTSRFYVNPDFYHLTSDEILTIIPSFKTMQQTTEWSCGNAVALMTLTHMGKTDLSEWDIAVAMGSSVDEDEENALPGTANNFYEYGTNVEEMYNFFSNLEGFEVIETSYKTNYTEEDLVKEEDGVTPSNIGNLYPTFSSSSLYASENSDETSAWVDDAKDSYFVKWLTSHLEAGRPIMVEWGDWDGHWVAIIGYDNNGTPSIGDDTLIFADPYDTSDHWQDGYSIFPLEKFFYMWQDRKVAPKPYQLQPYIIIDKKL, from the coding sequence ATGAAAAAACTAATATTCACCTCACTTCTAATGGCATTAGGAGTTGTAACAGCTTGTAAAAATAATCCAACCACTGATGGTTCAAATCATGCTGTAACAATAGAAAAAACAAAACCTGATTTCATTGAAGGTGAAGATTTTGATGAATATGGTGGAGCAGATGCTTATGCTTTCGCTGGTGATAATCCTACGTCACGATTTTATGTAAATCCTGATTTTTATCACTTAACTTCTGATGAAATCTTAACAATTATCCCATCTTTTAAAACAATGCAACAAACAACAGAATGGTCTTGTGGAAATGCTGTTGCATTAATGACACTCACACATATGGGAAAAACTGATTTATCAGAATGGGATATCGCCGTGGCAATGGGATCATCAGTTGATGAGGATGAGGAAAATGCGTTACCTGGAACAGCTAATAATTTCTATGAATACGGGACAAATGTTGAAGAAATGTATAACTTCTTCTCAAACTTAGAAGGATTTGAAGTAATTGAAACTAGCTATAAAACCAACTACACAGAAGAAGATTTAGTAAAAGAAGAGGATGGGGTTACACCATCTAATATCGGAAACTTATATCCAACATTCTCATCATCATCACTATACGCTTCTGAAAATAGTGATGAAACTTCTGCCTGGGTAGATGATGCTAAAGATTCATACTTTGTAAAATGGTTGACTAGTCACTTAGAAGCTGGACGTCCAATTATGGTTGAATGGGGCGATTGGGATGGACATTGGGTCGCTATTATTGGTTATGATAACAATGGGACACCTTCAATTGGAGATGACACTTTAATTTTTGCTGACCCATACGATACTTCTGATCATTGGCAAGACGGGTATTCAATCTTCCCATTAGAAAAATTCTTCTACATGTGGCAAGATCGTAAAGTTGCTCCTAAACCATATCAACTACAGCCATACATCATCATTGATAAAAAATTATAA
- a CDS encoding DUF6320 domain-containing protein has translation MKYCSKCQMKVQNQLNNCPLCGQSLESVEFEIERDYPEQFAKKRRFSIRKFIIFLAMVIISFSFISGIFQDFQWNWVFIITAATLYVTISAILGSRVKRNIGPNILTQVIGISALSIIIDYFLGYSGWSLDIIFPLDLMAGTTIITVMILLNPKRFTDLVIYQLMFGLMGIVILTMIYFQVIIFRQIAIIGSYYTIITCVGLFFFADRQMIHELKKKFHY, from the coding sequence ATGAAATATTGTTCTAAATGTCAGATGAAAGTACAAAATCAATTGAATAACTGTCCACTTTGTGGGCAATCACTGGAGTCAGTTGAATTTGAAATTGAGCGAGATTATCCAGAGCAATTTGCAAAAAAACGCCGTTTTTCCATTCGAAAATTCATTATTTTTTTAGCGATGGTGATTATCTCCTTCTCGTTTATCAGTGGGATTTTTCAGGATTTTCAATGGAATTGGGTATTCATTATTACAGCTGCAACACTTTACGTAACTATTAGTGCTATTTTAGGATCGCGTGTGAAACGAAATATTGGTCCAAATATTTTAACACAGGTTATTGGAATATCGGCTTTATCAATCATTATTGATTATTTTTTGGGATATAGTGGGTGGTCTTTAGATATTATTTTCCCGCTTGATTTAATGGCTGGAACAACCATAATTACTGTCATGATTCTTCTTAATCCAAAGCGATTTACGGATTTAGTTATTTATCAATTAATGTTTGGATTGATGGGAATTGTGATTTTGACGATGATTTATTTCCAAGTCATTATCTTCCGTCAAATTGCTATTATTGGAAGTTATTATACGATCATTACTTGTGTCGGTTTATTCTTCTTTGCGGATCGTCAGATGATTCATGAGTTGAAGAAAAAATTTCATTATTAA
- a CDS encoding methionine ABC transporter ATP-binding protein — protein sequence MIELKNVSKTFSLKGKIVEAVKEVNLTVEAGEIFGIIGYSGAGKSTLIRCLNFLEVPTEGEVIVNRQVLNQLSPKELRLARHKIGMIFQHFNLLKTRTVFDNVAYPLKCQKISKEEKKEKVLRLLNLVGLEDKADVYPSQLSGGQKQRVAIARALANDPQVLLCDEATSALDPQTTKSILKLLKEINKELGLTIVLITHQMEVVKEICHKVAVMEKGRIIEQGNIVSVFSNPQSEITKDFVSSLFQDEKIFELLAERAPLEELSHLEKLVKISFVGQQTGHAFISKLSKQFNVEASILFGSIEIIQKTPIGHLIVSFHGNKEEIFSAINYLENSDIQVEVLKNESVA from the coding sequence ATGATTGAACTGAAGAATGTGAGTAAAACTTTTTCGCTAAAGGGGAAGATTGTTGAAGCGGTTAAAGAGGTTAATTTGACAGTAGAAGCTGGTGAAATTTTTGGGATTATTGGATATAGTGGTGCAGGCAAGAGTACTTTAATTCGATGTTTAAATTTTTTAGAAGTTCCAACTGAAGGTGAAGTGATTGTTAATCGTCAAGTGCTAAATCAATTATCGCCCAAAGAATTAAGATTAGCTCGTCACAAAATTGGGATGATTTTTCAGCACTTCAATTTATTAAAGACACGAACTGTTTTTGATAACGTTGCTTATCCGTTAAAATGTCAAAAAATTAGTAAAGAAGAAAAGAAGGAAAAAGTACTACGTCTTTTGAATTTAGTGGGTCTAGAGGATAAAGCAGATGTGTATCCTTCCCAATTAAGTGGGGGACAAAAGCAACGTGTGGCCATTGCACGAGCATTGGCTAATGACCCTCAAGTTCTATTATGCGACGAGGCAACATCTGCACTTGATCCACAGACGACAAAGTCGATTTTAAAACTTCTTAAAGAAATTAATAAAGAGTTAGGATTAACGATTGTGTTAATTACGCATCAAATGGAAGTGGTTAAAGAGATTTGTCATAAAGTTGCGGTCATGGAGAAGGGCCGTATTATTGAACAAGGAAATATTGTTAGTGTCTTTTCAAATCCACAATCAGAGATTACAAAAGATTTTGTGTCCTCATTATTCCAAGATGAGAAAATCTTTGAGTTATTAGCAGAAAGAGCACCACTAGAAGAACTGAGTCACTTAGAGAAGCTAGTTAAAATCTCATTTGTTGGTCAGCAAACAGGACATGCCTTTATTTCGAAGTTATCAAAGCAATTTAATGTAGAGGCAAGTATTTTATTTGGAAGCATTGAGATTATTCAAAAGACCCCGATTGGTCATTTGATTGTTAGCTTCCATGGTAACAAAGAAGAAATCTTTAGTGCGATTAACTATTTAGAAAACTCAGATATTCAGGTGGAGGTGTT